Proteins encoded within one genomic window of Thermoleophilaceae bacterium:
- a CDS encoding alpha/beta fold hydrolase — translation MPEISEARYRAGEGEPLVLIHGFTATWRCWLPVIAELVPRFDVIAPTLHGHDGGPPLPPGGAAHTPAEAANHVEATLDELGVGAAHFAGNSLGGALALELAKRGRALSVVAISPGGGWREDDTAEAERIVRWFSRNQRLARATLPRLSRIMRRPGIRRLALRDVMARGEQVPVAEAVQLVRSSTRCAVVEAVFDVIRSGDAVLRDLDEIDCPVLVTWGDRDRILPLAKHAQRFRDEIPGVEFRVHPGIGHTPMWDDPGLIAATIGDFAAAASGAGAAAATSTAAG, via the coding sequence ATGCCCGAGATCTCCGAAGCCCGCTACCGCGCCGGGGAGGGCGAGCCGCTCGTCCTGATTCACGGGTTCACCGCTACCTGGCGCTGCTGGCTGCCGGTGATCGCAGAGCTCGTCCCGCGCTTCGACGTGATCGCCCCCACCCTCCACGGCCACGACGGCGGCCCGCCGCTCCCGCCCGGCGGCGCCGCGCACACCCCGGCGGAGGCGGCCAACCACGTGGAGGCCACGCTCGACGAGCTCGGCGTGGGCGCCGCGCACTTCGCCGGCAACTCGCTGGGCGGCGCGCTGGCCCTCGAGCTGGCCAAGCGGGGCCGCGCCCTCAGCGTCGTGGCCATCTCGCCCGGCGGCGGCTGGCGCGAGGACGATACGGCCGAGGCGGAGCGGATCGTGCGCTGGTTCTCCCGCAACCAGCGCCTGGCCCGGGCCACGCTGCCGCGGCTGTCGCGGATCATGCGCCGGCCCGGGATACGGCGCCTGGCGCTGCGCGACGTGATGGCGCGCGGGGAGCAGGTCCCGGTGGCCGAGGCCGTCCAGCTCGTGCGCTCGTCCACCCGCTGCGCGGTGGTCGAGGCGGTCTTCGACGTGATCCGGTCGGGCGACGCCGTGCTGCGCGACCTCGACGAGATCGACTGCCCCGTGCTGGTGACCTGGGGCGACCGCGACCGCATCCTCCCGCTCGCCAAGCATGCCCAGCGCTTCAGGGACGAGATCCCGGGCGTGGAGTTCCGCGTGCACCCCGGCATCGGCCACACGCCGATGTGGGACGACCCCGGCCTGATCGCCGCGACGATCGGCGACTTCGCCGCCGCGGCCTCCGGGGCGGGCGCCGCCGCGGCCACCAGCACGGCCGCCGGCTGA
- a CDS encoding metalloregulator ArsR/SmtB family transcription factor produces the protein MVNNPFKALSHPIRRGIVERLAAGPATVGDATGGFGVSKPAISKHLKVLEETGVVTRVVEGRTHRLSLEPDVLSEAADWMDRQRALWGRLFDVVDEYLKEDVPK, from the coding sequence GTGGTTAACAATCCGTTCAAGGCCCTCTCGCACCCCATCCGCCGCGGCATCGTCGAGCGCCTGGCCGCAGGCCCGGCGACCGTCGGCGATGCCACCGGCGGCTTCGGGGTGTCCAAGCCCGCGATCTCCAAGCACCTCAAGGTGCTGGAGGAGACCGGCGTGGTCACGCGCGTGGTCGAGGGCCGGACGCACCGGCTCTCACTCGAGCCCGACGTGCTCAGCGAGGCGGCCGACTGGATGGATCGCCAGCGCGCCCTCTGGGGGCGCCTGTTTGACGTCGTCGACGAGTACCTGAAGGAGGACGTGCCGAAATGA
- a CDS encoding DUF899 domain-containing protein, which yields MNTPPIVSPQEWKAAREELLVKEKEMTRARDALAAERRRMPRMAVEKEYAFEGPNGPASLLDLFDGRRQLVLYRAFYEPGISTTAEGTEYPERACVGCSMVADQVAHPAHLNARDTTLVFASRAPQEEIEGLKQRMGWEHIPWYTITDDFDADFDVDQWHATNAFYRDDDDRIYRTYMIDGRGDEAMGGTWAYLDITALGRQEPWEDSPEGYPQTQPYGWWNYHDNYGEAAFGSNVADPKR from the coding sequence ATGAATACCCCACCGATCGTGTCGCCACAGGAGTGGAAGGCCGCGCGCGAGGAACTGCTGGTGAAGGAGAAGGAGATGACCCGCGCGCGCGACGCGCTGGCCGCCGAGCGCCGCCGGATGCCGAGGATGGCCGTGGAGAAGGAGTACGCCTTCGAGGGCCCGAACGGCCCGGCGAGCCTGCTTGACCTGTTCGACGGGCGCCGCCAGCTGGTCCTGTATCGCGCCTTCTACGAGCCGGGCATCAGCACCACCGCGGAGGGCACCGAGTACCCGGAGCGGGCCTGCGTGGGCTGCTCCATGGTCGCCGACCAGGTCGCGCACCCCGCCCACCTCAACGCGCGCGACACCACTCTCGTGTTCGCCTCCCGGGCACCTCAGGAGGAGATCGAGGGCCTCAAGCAGCGCATGGGCTGGGAGCACATCCCCTGGTACACGATCACGGACGACTTCGACGCGGACTTCGACGTGGACCAGTGGCACGCCACCAACGCGTTCTACCGCGACGACGACGACCGCATCTACCGCACCTACATGATCGACGGCCGCGGAGACGAGGCGATGGGCGGCACCTGGGCCTACCTCGACATCACCGCGCTCGGCCGCCAGGAGCCGTGGGAAGACTCGCCCGAGGGCTACCCGCAGACCCAGCCGTACGGCTGGTGGAACTACCACGACAACTACGGCGAGGCCGCGTTTGGCTCCAACGTGGCGGATCCCAAGCGGTGA
- a CDS encoding SRPBCC domain-containing protein, producing MNDKTTLRMERTFEAPAQAVFDAWTSEEVMRRWWHASHDWETTEASVDLRVGGTVRVVMRDPHKDAEYGGGGRYTEIDPPTRLAFTWLWDDNPTRQLIEIDFQETDGATTVRFTHRDLWDEEAVRSHEEGWGRCFDNLERAL from the coding sequence GTGAACGACAAGACCACCCTGCGCATGGAGCGCACCTTCGAGGCGCCCGCGCAGGCGGTGTTCGACGCGTGGACCAGCGAGGAAGTGATGCGGCGCTGGTGGCACGCCTCGCACGACTGGGAGACGACCGAGGCCTCGGTCGACCTGCGCGTGGGCGGCACCGTGCGGGTGGTGATGCGCGACCCCCACAAGGACGCCGAGTACGGCGGCGGCGGGCGCTACACGGAGATCGACCCGCCCACCCGTCTCGCGTTCACGTGGCTCTGGGACGACAACCCCACGCGGCAGCTGATCGAGATCGACTTCCAGGAGACCGACGGCGCCACCACCGTCCGCTTCACCCACCGCGACCTGTGGGACGAGGAGGCCGTGCGCTCGCACGAGGAGGGCTGGGGCAGGTGCTTCGACAACCTCGAGCGCGCGCTCTAG
- a CDS encoding MmcQ/YjbR family DNA-binding protein: MNLLDRLRTLCLALPEAFEVEAWNHPTFRVGGGRGKMFCMLAGEDNTSLWLKPDPAERPALLAEGDPFFVPPYMGARGWVGMKLDGRSIDWDEVAELVATAYCEVAPKRLAALVTEPPALPG, encoded by the coding sequence GTGAACCTGCTCGACCGCCTCCGTACGCTCTGCCTCGCTCTTCCCGAGGCGTTCGAGGTCGAGGCGTGGAATCACCCCACCTTCCGGGTGGGCGGCGGCCGGGGGAAGATGTTCTGCATGCTGGCCGGCGAGGACAACACCTCGCTCTGGCTCAAGCCGGACCCGGCGGAGCGCCCGGCACTGCTGGCCGAGGGCGACCCCTTCTTCGTCCCGCCCTACATGGGCGCGCGGGGCTGGGTGGGGATGAAGCTCGACGGCCGGTCGATTGATTGGGATGAGGTGGCGGAGCTGGTGGCCACCGCGTACTGCGAGGTGGCGCCGAAGCGGCTGGCCGCGCTGGTCACCGAGCCGCCGGCGCTGCCGGGCTGA